The following nucleotide sequence is from Anopheles stephensi strain Indian chromosome 3, UCI_ANSTEP_V1.0, whole genome shotgun sequence.
GAGAGGCGGCCAATGCTTGCCACCATCATGAATTTGAAAATTATCTTCACCTGTGAGATGGTAGCATGCTGTCTTTGGTTTGAACTTCTAATAAGAGTCTTTCTTAAGATCAGATACATATCGTCGTTGCAGCATATCAGATCTGCCATCTGGATGTATCTGTTTGAGTAAGGTAGTTCGGTATCATTATAATGACATCTCCAGGATTGTTAAGTTTCTTATGCCCCTTAGGATGGAAATTTTCTATGGTCGACCTCATCAAGTTTTAAGTTAAATATGTGTCAAGTTTACCTGTTAATGAATTCAAATTCATTTAgtcattttaatcaatttattaATGTCTTTTTTATAGAATTTTCTTTCTAGATCCTAATCTACAGTCCTCGATTTAAACGTTTCGAATGCCCACTTTGCATCCAATTAAAGTAGTGATAGAAAACGTTCCGCCAgcaattaaaaatgcatcatTCGGATGTGTGTTCGGCACAGAGGCAAATATTATTCAACTTCCTCAATTTGCTGTTGGCACATAGGGCGCGCACACACGCCGTCTCTCAACTGCATTAGAATACGATCACCGGCGTGTCATAACGATTATCTAACGAACGAACGTCAGAACGTCGTCGTGACGGTACcagagttttccttttctagaagcacatttaaaaaacccgTTCCGTAGAGTGCAAAGTGCAAGTGCTCTGGAGTAAATTATCGTTTCGGTTCACCGTcgttaattaaataataaaatcgatcgatcgttgttTTTTCTGCTTGTCGTCACATCTTAATTACCTTGTTTGAGGCCAAGTTTAGAGccatttatttttgtgtgaTCTTTTATGGACAAATTTATGATGTCCTTCAACTTGAGCTTACCATATGAGCTGATTAATCTCAAGGGAAGCCATCACCGATGCAAACGTTACTTCTAGAATCGATttcgtgagtgagtgtgtgttgacATAACCTCATTTTAttggaccaccaccacctgaaGGGGTCGATCAGTCTCGCGATCGCGtcggtgggtttttgttgcACGCTTAAACGCGCGGGTGCCCTTATGACGGCTTCAATCGCGTTCAATCGCGGGCCAGTAAGTAGTAGTTCGTTAGCCGGTTTATAGGGTGGCGGGACCGTATCTTAATGAAAGGTACGCGCTCCGGATTTACGCGTGATTTGTGATGTTGAGTAAACAAATTTACGCCGCCGATAATACCTTTAGAAGTAGGGTTgagagcgtgtgtgagtgtgtgttcgACGTTTAGCGGTCCCGCGAGATGCAGTTGCATGCATTGACCTCCCCGCTTTAGCAAGAGTAATGTGCCTTTTAACCTTTCAATGTTGCAAAAATGTAATTATGTTGTGCATgggataatatttttttgtgaaatcAATAGGCTTAATTTTTGACTCAAATTAGTTAGTCTTCATTTCTCGAGGTACAGAAcgtttctaaaaaaaaattcggCAAACTAAAACTGtataatttcatttcattcattgttatttgaatttcgTAGTTTTACAGGGCTTCAATCCATGAAATGAAACTTGTGAATCGTTCTACGGATTGTTTGAAACGAGTAGTCCTTTATGGAACTTTGCAAACATACAGTGGAATCATGCATCATGTAAGGAGAAGTTTGCAATAAGACTTAAGGAAGCGCTAATTAAGActatctttcttcttctttcttggcttaacgacttTTGCCaggtcatgcctaccatttctggtttactaaaCTTGTTTATAGtggaatagtcagtcctccctATTGGGGAAcagcccagatgagatttgaacccccatTCTGTCGTATGAaaaccggtgccgttgtcgcctcaccACCAGGTCGCCCCTTATATCTTCAATTATGTGGATCGAAAGACTGTATTTAAATCTATAATTTAGTAAAAACTACTTAACAAACATGATCAATAAAATGAACTATTTTCTATCGACAACCCTTTCCAACTGTCCTTCAAGGGTTAAAAAGTGCACCGGGCGGCTTGCATTTGCTCATTAGCATGCATTGTGTTTGCACCGTACTGGATGTGTTCTCTCGAGCGGGTGCCGCAGCACAAAGGGCTGCCAATGCAAATACGTTCGAAGTTTCTTTTACGCCTTTCCAACCGCGAATGGCCGTTGAACGGTCGCGACTTATCTGTGGACTAACGACCAACTTCAACAAAAACTCGCTCCCCTGCTGCATTCGAGAGATTTCTTCTGTCTGGCAGCTTACTCTACCGACTGAGAATGATTCATTTGGTTCTGACGCCGATGCTGACGTGCCTCCAGCTGCAGTTCTGCGTTCTTCTTCGACACTACTCTACTCGTGCAAAAATCGTTTAGCCCTTGCAGTAATGGCCAGGTTAACTACCCTTCCTAGCCGAGCAGTCATCTGTTGTTGGATAACCTATCGTTGCTTGAAGTTCATTGAAATTTTAACCGACCGTGTATAGCCCTGGGGGTCTGCAAGCTGCCAAGGCATGCGAATATTTCGTgtacacgcgcgcacacacgcgcCATATTGCCGCTGCATCATGCAGAGTGCAAGCGTGCGCTTCAATGCGCTTACCGATGCACTTTTCGCTTTCGATTTCGCTAgcattttttgctgcttcttgtcGATTAGTTGCTGCGCCATTGCGGGGCTGGAATTGTATTTCGGCGCAATTTTTTGTGGCCACCGTACAATCCCGAAGCATGTGCCGTGTGGTCCGCGGTCGGTCTTTAATAAATGGAAACCGATTGGTGCAAGCGTTTGCGAAATGCGGGTGTGTGAATCACCCGCTCAAGGCGCTGTATAGTCTTTGTAGCTGTCAGTTTGGGTGCTGGGAAAGGTTTATGAGAAATTAAAGGCAATTCAATTAAGAAATTATCCATCGGGAAGGTATGATAAGTCTATTACGACTTCTTTAACTTTATTTAAAACTCCCATTGAGTATCTAATAAAATTGGAGCACAGCACAGTGAATCATTCTCGATGGCTACAGCTTTGTCCGCTTCCAGCCGCATTATCTTTCATCATCCCCATCTGCGATGATGATTATGGAAAGCAATCTGCGTCCGTCTGGCAATTCCCGAACGACCAATTGGCTGCAGCCGGGAAATGATCTTGATAATCTTCTTTGTCTCCAGAGCGGACAAAGTGTTTCCTTCGCTCTGCTTGTGAGGGACAAGCGTAATCTTTAGAGGCTGCGAAAACATTGACACACTCATCATCGTGCTGCTATTGCTCACAGGGATTTCCACGGGAATTGCACGCTGTTTACCAAGCAAAGTTGTTGATCCGTACCACGAGAAATAATTTATGCTAAGCGCTCGCTAACAAATAACAAAGATTGTAAACTATAGCAATCCGATTAGCAATCCGACAGGTTCGCCCACCCAGCCCATCGTTTAGTACCGAATTTCTCAACGCTCTTCGATAAGTGAGGAGTTTAAAAATGTCGCATAACGAAATTTCACGTACCCTTGCAGATAATAGTGTGCTTCACAACCGTCCAGATAAATACGGGCCAAAAAAGATCAATGCTTCAACGGATAAGGTCTAGAGTTCTTCCACCCACGGCAACGATATCCAGATATTTATCCCTTTCGATCGTTACCAGTGATAGTCGTTTGTTTAGTTCGTACCAATTAGCGAAGAAGCCATCGTAAATCGTAAATCACTGTACTCTGAGGAGTAAACGGAAGTAGTAACAAATCGTAATCGTACGACTGCAAATATACATACGACTTCAACATGTTTAATCGACTACGCATGCGGAAGGAGAAACCTTCGAAATCGGAAACGATTTCGACGACCAACACCACCGTCATACAGGATGCTGCAAAGGACAACAAAAAGTTAATCCTGGACAATAGCCGCTGGGAGGCAAGTTTAAGTTCCCCATCCGCTCGTTTTCAATCGACAATATATTTGGCTTTCCTTGCAATGAAGTTGATGTCTTTTGCATACTGTGCCTCGTAGaaggaaatttaaaataacctGTTTGTTCTTGATCATTCTTACAGAGACGTCTCCAGAAGGAACTGATGTCTTTAATTAAGGAACCTCCGCCAGGTGTGTCAGTAGACGAGGAAAGTGTCAGTCAAAACCTAACGCAGTAAGTgtgaattaaaaaattaaaattttaatgcgCTCAAATGGTTTCGATCCTTATAATGGAATTGTTGACTCACCAAGGagaatatttcaaataaataatgaaatatTATTAAGACCATGATTTGTAACAAGACGTCATTGGATAGTTTATTCACACGATCACGCCCTAGCATTCAGATTCGAACGagtttacaggggttttcagttgataaggcaatagcatttatttttatggcaggctcgtgagatgaaatggcaaacaaagctagttgatatggaaacggcttcagatgcaGGGAAAATCAAATACGTTTTATTgagatgtcctcagatgatatgcTCATAGTAGCCATTGATATTTCACGCTCGAGGAGgtgaaatctttttgacggatAAATTTCGCATAACCtcccctttttagcgaaatctttttggaaTCTCGCATCATGCAGCCTGGCTTTTGCCCGAGCGCTTAAAGGACGtttacaatatcaacggcttcTATGACAATATTATCTAAGGACATTACAATAAAAGGTTTTTCATTTCCCTATCATTTGAACCCGTTttcatatcaactagctttgatTGCCATaccatctaagaagcctgccataaaaatggatgctattgccttatcaactgaaaaaccctgtattaaTACATTCATAATATCAAAACTCCAAAATCGGATGGCAATTTTTGCATTAATTGTGTGTATGATCCCTTTATATGATTTCAAAAGTTCCACAAACGACTGATATTCCGTTGAGTGAGATTGAAATCTTCCATTATCTGGAACAGGGGTTTGTTATGTGccagaaacaaaaatttattgACTTGTATTTGTTCCTTTGTTTAAGGTGGATCATAAACATAGACGGTGTGGAAGGAACACTATACGAAGGTGAACATTTTCAGttgttatttaaattcaaCAACAAATACCCATTCGATTCGCCCGAGGTAAGAATCTGCTTCTCATAAGGTATAGGCTGTACAAATCATagtaaaattatgtttttatcTGTTTAAAGGTAACTTTTATAGGCTCAAATATTCCCATACATCCGCACGTCTACTCGAACGGTCACATATGTCTTTCGATCCTAACGGATGACTGGTACGTACCGTGTGTACTCTGCTTGGCGCGGGACGCATCAATCGTTAGCTAATGCTCGTTTTAATTCACCTCTACCAATCGCAGGTCGCCAGCGTTGTCAGTACAATCAGTGTGTCTTAGTATATCGTCGATGTTGAGCAGCTGTCGAGAGAAAAGGCGACCGCCGGACAACGGCATTTACGTGAAGACGTGTAAcaaaaatcccaaaaaaaCTAAATGGTGGTACCATGGTAGGTTATGGCTGTTAAATGTCCCACAGCAGAGAGCTGGTAACGATTTATCACTGCCCTTCTTCACAGATGATTCCGTGTAAGAAGTCGCCGGCCCTAGGTGTGACATAAGTGACGTACGACTGGAGGGACGAAGAGAAGAAAGAACCCGATGTTAGTCGATTCCATCGAGCATGAGTTTGATCGTTGTTTCGCGCATACACCCCACATGAAACAGTTAACAACACGTCCGCGATAAATCTACCAGTCGAATTAACTGTAGCTTACAAATTTGAATTAAGAGCACTTGTAAGTAAAccgtttttcatttcatttattCCTCACACGTCACGTCGTGTTAGTTTGCTCCTATTTTACTCCTCTTGAAACAGTTCTCATATTATGGGAATCGTAGAGTAGTAGTGGCCCACCTTCGGAAGTGCTTACCGCCGTAGCTTATTTCGCAAAAAATAAGCGTTCGAAAATCAGTGCTGTCGACACAAGCAGCTCTGTAGCGCTGTGAAACGCTTCGTTTATCGTTTTCGTTCCCTAACCTTACGGCGGAAGAGCACCAGAGCAGAGGTTCGGAAAATAATAAAGCATTAAAGCAAAGCACGCGTTCTGCTCGGCGTTTGATGCTTTCGTTTGCTCCCACCTATATAAGCTAAAGTAGTAGAATGTTGTGgaaaaaacgattaaaacgGTCTCCGCAGTGACCGAGAAACAGTGATATGGGACGATGGAGGATGCAAAACACTTACCTTAAAGCACGACAGCACGACGACTGTGTGTAGGCTTCGGCGGAGGGAAGAAATCAATCAGAAGGGGTAGTGTCCACTTGACGCCGTAGTATTGGTAGCATACAATTCCTCTATAAATGCTTGATtaatatttgaatttatttattatcttcctattaccattttttttttgtttgctggctCATCTGGTTCGATGGATATGCCGCGCGTCTCTTGCGTAAGTAAGAGAACAAAGAAACCAGTCAATAAATTAGGCTTAAACGATAGTTTTAGTTCTTTAGCTTAGTGGTACGATATGAGATccgttttgaaacattagttCTATGTGAGAGTGGCTCTGATGGTGGCTTGCAACTGGCAGCAGTTTCCAGTAAATTGTCCGTCCCAGTGTGACTGGGCGAATGGACCCCCCCCCACTCGTATGTCACGCCTCATGAAAGCCTTTTGAATGCAGCAGATGCGAAAAGTagacaaaaaagcaacagattGAACAAGGTAAACCGTGTTTCGTACATTGTGTTCATGTTTGGTTTCGTCGCTGGCAGGGGTTTCGCAGCCATGAAGCAATGCAAACTATATAGTAAACAAAAATgcataagagaaaaaagaaggaaaaaaaaacagtttgcAGGAGTACTATATAAGAACGTTTagataaagcaaacaaacaaatacaaatacaCCAAATATCAAAATTATTCTGCAACATTCCTTGCAACTAGCCTCTCACGCAGTAGAGACAGCtggcacgaaaaaaaagcaaaacgcaaAACGCATACTTGAGCAtacacaagcaaacaaacaagaaaaatggaagaaaaaaacaaacaaaaatggctAAATGGTagagtcgtcgtcgttgtgttAAATTTTACTTACCAGTCGTATAAGGCAAAGAGATTAGACAGGTAGAATATATACATATAGTATGGAATAAATGATTGAAATTTAACATGTGCCAGcgggggtgtgtgtttgtgtatgggCCGTGTGTGAAAGCAAAAGGCTTAATATATAGATGACGACTTTCTGTTTGAGGATATAACCCGCAATCTACTATGATATgattacttacttactaaaTCCGGCGCTTCGCGattttggcctgctgcaacaatcctcgatacctcTCACGgtccttcgtctgccaatccgttatcccagCCGGCcggtggacgcatcaacgccataactccatctcaatttgggcctaccacgcctcctctgtccgtgtggacggcctaaaaggactttacgggctgggtcgtccggtgtcattctcataacgtgaccagcccaccggagcctggcgagtctaatgcgctgcacgatggtaagatcatcgttcagctcgtagagctcatcATTGTAGCGACCATTGGACAGAATCAATGTCTAAGAGGCTTGTGTGAGTACTGGggctataaatgttctgtacagtcccagcttcgtccgtcgcgacaggtatttagagtggagaagtttcctcaagctgtagtatgacctgttggcagccagcactcTTGCGCGTACTCTacatcaatgttgttttcGGTACTGACTTTTGATGCTTAGGATAAACTCCTGTTGATTGTATAGAGATGTAATCCCTATGGGGGTTTGACTCTTCGGTCGCTGTCTACCttgttgaaaatttaatcTATTTCCTCTTTTATTACTTAATCTTCTtctctttggcctaacgacctcttgggtcatgcctaccattttcGACTTGCTAGACTTatttgataccgcatagttggatagtaaaGTCCTCAcaatgggggaacggcccagatgggatttgaacctcggttctgccgtatgaagatttTCGCTGCTGTCGCGCCAGCCGCTTGGCGGCCTCCTAGCAAGTGAAGAACAAAGAGTTGAAGTTACTTTGAACTGTTAGACATCTCTTTTACCGGCTCGCTGGACCGGTTAGATCTACTGGGATATGCTTAGGATAAACTCCTGTTATCTGTATAGAGGCAATTTGAGGTGTACCGAATCGAGCCCTGGAGATTGACTATTCGATCGCCGTCTACCTTGTGGATAATACTATGTATTTTCccttttattataaaatagGTGAAGGAAAAAGAATTCGTTGAAGTTGCTTTGAACTCTTTAACATCGAGATCGTTGTCTCTGCGTTTGGCTATTTGGCAAAGCTATATGAACCCTGGATGCTAAACTGGTTTGTGATTACAGACAGCTAGTCTTCACATTCACCTCCAGCTGCAATGAAGTCCCCTAGTACCGCCGAGAAGTGTGACAAGAGTGTATTTCTCATTGATGTTTTGATGTCAGTGTTTTCCAGTTCCAGTTTTGATGTCAGTGTGAGTCTGATCGGTACCCTACGACTTCTTGTCCGTTATCCTCCTCCAACTCCGAAGACCACAACTCCAACTCCGCTTTCTAGATGTAAAGGGTCTACCGTAGCCTTTTTGATCAGGGTTTCAAATCGTGTCATAAAACTTCAATCACTCGGTGGAATGCTTCAACTGGCTAGTGGAACGTTGCAACCCCGTTGTGGAAAGTTGCAAtcatcatacagtggaacgtTGGATCCTGTTAGGagtaatttgcaacgcagcagctTAACTTTGCATGCAGCTGTGACATATCTGGCGAGCGTTTGGTCCAATTCCCTTACTGCTGATCTTTCCACAACGGAATTGGTGTAGTACATCACACCTCCAAATCCTTAACCAAGTTTCAAATTTCTTCGAGCGCAAGCCTTAACACAGAACCAATATCAATCTTTATGGATTTTAAACATTATCTTTTATTTTGTACATTATGTTAAGCAGAATTACAGATCGTTCTGCCACATTAAACCTTAGTTTTAAATAATACGACCGTGGTAGCTTCGCTACAATCGTTCCTCGTACACGGAGCCACCATCTTCCTCATCGCTGTGATGCTCTTGCACCTCTATCCGTTCGACCACTTCGTTGAATTTCACGTTTTTCGGTTCGCTGAACGTGTCCTGACTCGTTGTTCCGAAAACGGCTGCACCATACTCATCTTCCTCGTCCAACCGCTCGGCTAGCGACCGTGCTAGCCGGTTGCTGTCCGTGTTGGTATCTTCAGACTCTGTGGAGATGTTTTGTAATTCATATGATTATCTTTTGTATCTCTATAAGCTACCCCTTTTGCACCTTTACCTTGCATAGTGATACCGGCAATGTTGATCGATATTTTCCGATCTTCCATCACCTCCGGATCGGCAATCGGTTGTTCCTTCTTGCCACCCAGCGTTGGTggagttggtggtggtgtagaaTCGAAGTCGTTTTCAAGCTGTTCTACGTCGGACGGGGTGCTGTCGGCACCCTTCGACAGTGGTCTCACGTACCGCAAGTACAGCACCATCGTAAGGGCGAGAGTGATGAGAAGGAGCCCTCCCAGTACCGAGGTCGAAGCTATTAGGCCACCATTGCTGGAGCGACCGGTGAGCTCTTCGGGACAGCTAGGCGTGGAAGGGCAGGAGGGGTTCGTGCTGTTGCCGTAGCACACGGCATCGTTGAATGACGCTATTGCGGACGTTCCAATGCCTGGGAACACGTTCCTTATAGCGCTGGAAATAAAGTAATATAAAGTTAGTTAAAGCAACAAATAGCCGAATGAATCCCTCTCTTTTCGAATACTCACTTTCGGATGTCGTCCGTGTTCAAGAGTTGATTGTCGTCGTTCAGAGCGTACACTATCAGCCGCATATTGCTCGTAGAATCCTCTATCTCTCTTGCCACCGCATTACGCGTCACGCGAACAGGTGCTGTAGTGTCAGCCTCGGGAATATAGGCTTGACGAAGCACCTTCAGGTGGAAATCACTCTGAAGATTGATTTGGTCGATTATAATCTGTACGCTAGCTTCGTTAACCGTAGTTACAGTAAGGAACGCGACATGATTTTCATGCAAGCGATGTACCACTAGGTCAAGGGCGGTACCGCGTCCATCCAAGGCTCCTTCACGATCCGTAGCAATCACCGTGAGATCGATCAGATCCGAGTCTCGCAAAGCGCTTTTCGTTGGTTCAATCGATCCAGTTACGGGATCCAGcataaaatgttcattttcCGACAAGCTATATCTTATCGCTGCGTTTAATCCTTCGTCCGCATCAGTCGCCCTGACGGTAAGCAGCCCGGACAGCATCAGTTTGCTAGCTAAGGATGGTTCGGGGAAACCGAGATGGATCGCGTTTGTACCGGGTGCGGTTGCTGGCTCGACAAAGACCGGATCGTTATCGTTAATATCGTCCACGATGATGGTCACAATTGTTATATCTGACGCATAGTTGATTGTGTCTGTTTCAACGAGCGATCGTTTCACTGGTGATCGTTGAGATTGTTCATCCGTCTCGGAGCATTTCAGTTGCATTAGAAGGCTGAATTGTGGTACTTGCATGTCACCGAACAGATCTCGATCTTCCCGATCGAAGCTCCTGCAAGCAAGCCAGTTCGTTTGCTGATCAATGTAGAAGTAGGACTGTTGGTCGTCCTCGGTTGGCTGTTCACTGATCAGCTCGTACGAACAACGCGGGCTCAGCTGTGTGTAGAAAA
It contains:
- the LOC118509767 gene encoding ubiquitin-conjugating enzyme E2 W isoform X1, which codes for MFNRLRMRKEKPSKSETISTTNTTVIQDAAKDNKKLILDNSRWERRLQKELMSLIKEPPPGVSVDEESVSQNLTQWIINIDGVEGTLYEGEHFQLLFKFNNKYPFDSPEVTFIGSNIPIHPHVYSNGHICLSILTDDWSPALSVQSVCLSISSMLSSCREKRRPPDNGIYVKTCNKNPKKTKWWYHDDSV
- the LOC118509767 gene encoding ubiquitin-conjugating enzyme E2 W isoform X2, which codes for MNKPDCSKKTAMSPSERRLQKELMSLIKEPPPGVSVDEESVSQNLTQWIINIDGVEGTLYEGEHFQLLFKFNNKYPFDSPEVTFIGSNIPIHPHVYSNGHICLSILTDDWSPALSVQSVCLSISSMLSSCREKRRPPDNGIYVKTCNKNPKKTKWWYHDDSV